The genomic region AACTGTTATCTGGTGGGGAGCGGGCTTTGACGGCGATGGCTCTGTTATTTGCCATCCTGCATGTCAAACCTGTACCATTCTGCGTGCTGGATGAAGTAGAGGCAGCGCTGGACGAAGCTAACGTGGTACGTTTTGCCCAGTACTTGCGTGAGTTCTCCGAACAAACACAGTTCATCGTTGTTACCCATCGTAAAGGTACGATGGAAGAGGCTGATGTGCTGTACGGTGTTACGATGGAAGAGGGCGGCGTATCCAAGCTCGTTTCGGTTAAACTGGAAGATGAGGAAGCAATAATTGCCTGATCTGATCCAAACCTGCGAGACATATGAACTCATTGTAATCATTTAAATTTGATTTAGATTGAGCATCTTTGCAAAACGCTCAGATTATGGACACGATGGAGGGGCTTTATGAGTTTTTTTAAGAAGCTGAGAGACAGCATTGCAAGCAAAACGGAGTCGGTCACCAAACAGTTCAAGGATGGATTGGAAAAGACACGTAAAGGGCTTGTGGAAAAAGTGTCGGATCTCGTTATCCGCCGCAAAAAAATTGATGAAGAGTTCTATGAAGAATTGGAAGAGATCCTGATTGGAGCAGACGTTGGCGTGAATACGGTCATGAACCTGATCGAAGACCTGCGGGTTGAGGTGAAAAAACGTAAAATTGAGGACGCGGCTGAACTACAGCCTGTATTGTCCGAGAAACTGACGGATCTTCTTCGTGGTGAACAGAATAACGAACTGAAAATGAACCCGGATGGTATTACCGTCATTTTGTTCGTTGGCGTTAACGGTGTTGGTAAAACAACAACGATTGGCAAGCTGGCTCATCGCTTTAAACAGCAAGGTAAAAAAGTCATCATGGCAGCCGGAGATACGTTCCGTGCGGGAGCTATCGAACAGCTGGAAGTATGGGGACAACGTGCCGGTGTCGATGTGATCAAGCAGCAGTCCGGTTCTGATCCAGCAGCTGTTATGTATGATGCGGTGCAGGCAGCAAAACAACGGGGCGCAGATGTTCTCCTCTGTGATACAGCAGGTCGTTTGCAAAATAAATCTAACCTGATGGACGAGCTTAACAAGATCTATCGTGTCATTCAGCGTGAAATTCCGGAAGCTCCGCATGAAGTACTGATGGTACTGGATGCAACAACAGGTCAAAATGCCTTGAATCAGGCTAAACTTTTCGGTGAGAAAAGCGGCGTGACTGGTCTGGTACTGACGAAACTGGATGGAACAGCTAAGGGTGGGATCGTTGTTGCGATCCGTCAGGAACTGGACCTGCCAGTGAAACTCGTGGGACTGGGTGAGAAGATTGACGATCTGCAGCCGTTCGATTCGGAGCAATTCGTGCATGCCTTGTTTGCCGGATTGATCCAGGAACAGCCAGCTGAAGGTGCTCAAGAAGAGGAAGCTAATTCCTAGATCTTAATAAATGGAATAAATGAGTAGCGTTAGCCGTATTGCCAGTGATATACGTGATAAGTGTCACGTGTAATGTCACTGGCAATACGTGTATAATGGGAATATAAAAGGCAATGCTGTAGGGTTAGAAAGGACGGTTGAAATGGCCAATACTTATACCTATTCACGCCGTGAAGAAGTCGCCAATGCGGTGACACATGGAATCGGCGCTGCACTCAGTGTAGCTGCACTGGTG from Paenibacillus sp. FSL R5-0341 harbors:
- the ftsY gene encoding signal recognition particle-docking protein FtsY codes for the protein MSFFKKLRDSIASKTESVTKQFKDGLEKTRKGLVEKVSDLVIRRKKIDEEFYEELEEILIGADVGVNTVMNLIEDLRVEVKKRKIEDAAELQPVLSEKLTDLLRGEQNNELKMNPDGITVILFVGVNGVGKTTTIGKLAHRFKQQGKKVIMAAGDTFRAGAIEQLEVWGQRAGVDVIKQQSGSDPAAVMYDAVQAAKQRGADVLLCDTAGRLQNKSNLMDELNKIYRVIQREIPEAPHEVLMVLDATTGQNALNQAKLFGEKSGVTGLVLTKLDGTAKGGIVVAIRQELDLPVKLVGLGEKIDDLQPFDSEQFVHALFAGLIQEQPAEGAQEEEANS